The following proteins are encoded in a genomic region of Nicotiana sylvestris chromosome 4, ASM39365v2, whole genome shotgun sequence:
- the LOC138890317 gene encoding uncharacterized protein translates to MTSNIAELLNAVTKEARELPIFDLLEYMRTLLERWTKEKLLKAKGTFTYLGYKFNKELEKNSTLSQKLRVRASTYHIHIVIDSVKRYIVCLESKKCSCGQFQLDELPCPHALAALRHMNETYENYCSPYYTRESLLRTYEIPVNPLPDESKWNVPQHISDKVVNPPTGEKKQPVSPQKERYKTFDELKSKEYKVSCANCGDEGHNKRSCKNAPKKK, encoded by the exons ATGACATCAAACATTGCCGAGTTGTTGAATGCTGTAACAAAAGAGGCAAGAGAGCTGCCAATATTTGACCTATTAGAGTATATGAGGACACTTCTTGAACGTTGGACGAAAGAGAAGTTATTGAAGGCAAAGGGTACTTTCACATACCTTGGGTACAAATTCAACAAAGAATTGGAGAAAAACAGTACATTATCTCAGAAACTTAGG gtgagggcttcaacaTATCATATCCATATTGTGATAGATAGTGTGAAGCGGTACATTGTGTGTCTTGAAAGCAAGAAATGTAGTTGTGGCCAGTTCCAACTTGATGAACTTCCATGTCCACATGCTTTGGCAGCTCTAAGGCACATGAATGAAACTTATGAAAACTATTGCTCTCCGTATTACACAAGGGAGAGCCTGCTGCGTACATATGAAATACCAGTAAATCCTCTTCCTGATGAAAGCAAATGGAATGTGCCACAACATATATCTGATAAAGTAGTAAATCCACCTACGGGAGAGAAAAAGCAGCCAGTAAGTCCTCAAAAGGAAAGATACAAAACATTTGATGAACTAAAGTCAAAGGAGTACAAGGTGTCATGTGCCAACTGTGGAGAtgaagggcataacaaaagatcttgcaagaatgcacccaaaaagaaataa